Genomic DNA from Veillonella criceti:
ATGGGTATGCCCCATTTAAAGGTGAAATCCCTGGTCGTACGCGTGGTGCCTTAGTGGCGTTTGAAGATGGTGAAACGACACCATATGGCTTGAACTCTATTCAAGACCGTGGTACTTTATTCATTGGACCAAATGAACCAGTATATACGGGTCGCGTTATTGGTGAAAATGCTCGTGAAAGCGATATGGACGTTAACCCATGTAAGAAAAAACATGTTACTAACATGCGTTCTAGCTCCTCTGACGAAGCAGTGCGTTTAGTGCCTCCTCGTATTTTCAGCTTGGAACAAGCCTTAGAATGGATTAACGATGACGAATTAGTAGAAGTAACACCTAAGAGCATTCGTATGCGTAAAGCAATCCTTGATCGTGCCGCTCGTGCGAAAGCAGCTAAAAACGGCCGTTAATCGATGCTATGACTAGATGGTTACAACGTTCAACGCGAAAACCAAAATCTGAAACTTACGAGTTGCGGATTGCTGGCGAAGTTGTGCCCTATACAGTAACGTGGAAAACCATTAAGAATATTAATTTGCGTGTTATGCCCGATGGCGCTGTAAAAGTATCAGCGCCGTGGCGTACATCGTTGCCTGTCATTTCACGATTTGTGGATGAGCATACGGGCTTTATTATTAGAGCTCGGCAACGATTTGCAGCGCATCAGAAACCTGTAGTGCCCCCGACATATGAGACGGGGGCCTTGTTTCGTATTCTGGGCTATGAGGTTACGTTGCAGGTTGTATTTTGTGAACCGAAACAGGCACCGTATGTGACTTGGAGTGAAAGTGAGCCAGCTGTTATATATATGTATGTGAAACCTAACAGTACACCTGCTGATAGGGGGCAGCTTATGCTACGTTTTTGGGCGGGGTTATGTGAATCCGTTGTTAAGGATATGCGTGATCAAGTCTATAATCGCTATATTGAGGCTGGTTATGATGTGCCTTATCCAAGTTTGCGCATTCGCAAGGCCAAAACTCGTTGGGGATCTTGCTCTTTGCGGACACAGCGGATTATGATTAATGAGCAATTACTCTTGGGGCCTCGCCACTTTTTAGAATATGTAATGATTCATGAGTTTGCTCATTTTATACAGCCTAATCATTCGGCTAAATTTTGGCGGGTGGTGGCTGAGTTTATGCCACAATGGCAAACGATTCGTCATGAATTGACGGCCTATTTTAGAGGCTATTGATGGGAGCTATAGAGATGATGGTTAGCTAGGTAAACGAGCTGGTTTCATAGCTAATAGACGAACAAACTTGTGGTTTGTGATATAATTAAATAAGGTACAGAATTGGGACTGACCTCTTGGTCGGTCCTTTTTATATAAAATAAATCTGATGTAAAGGAGGAACCTATGAAACCATTTGTTCACTTGCATGGTCATACGGAATATAGTTTACAAGACGGCATTAGTCGTTTGCCACAGATGGTGGCACGAGCTAAAGAATTAAATATGCCAGCGTTAGCGATTACGGATCATGGGAACATGTGTGGGGCCATCTATTTTTATAAAGAAGCCGTTAAGGCAGGGATTAAGCCTATTATTGGTTGTGAAGTGTATGTCACATCAGGAAGTCGTTTTGATAAAGATATGAATACGGCTAAACAAGAGCGATTAAAACATCTAATTTTGTTGGCGGAAACAATGGAAGGCTATCAAAACTTAACAAAGATTGTTTCGCGTGGTTTTACAGAAGGTTTTTATCGTAAGCCCCGTGTTGACCATGAGATATTGCGTAGCCACAGTAAAGGTCTTATAGCCCTTAGTGCTTGTATTCAGGGGGAAATTCCACAATGTATTTTACAGGAAAATCCTGAAGGGGCTCGTCGTGCTTTAGAAACATACATTGACATATATGGGACGGAGAATTTTTTCTTAGAAATACAGAATCATGGTTTACCGGCGGAAGTAAAAGCACAGGAAGCATTGCTCGCACTGGCTAAAGAATATGGTGTAGGCATAGTTTGTTCTAATGATTTTCACTATGTGTTAAAAGAAGATGCGGATGCACAGGATATTAAAGTCTGTATTGCTACGGGTGCGAAAGTAGCTGAAGAAAAGCGTTTAAAGTTTCCTAATGATGAATTTTATATGAAAAGTGGCGACGAAATGGAGGCTTTATTTGGGCATATTCCAGGAGCAATGGAGAACACGTTAGCCATTGCAGAACGTTGCAACGTAACTTTTAATTTTGATGAACATCATTTGCCGCATTTTGATGTTCCAGAAGGTGAAACTGCGACTACCTATTTACGTCATCTTTGTGAACGGGAAATTCCTCGTCTCTATGGGACGGTAACACCAGAATTACAGGAGCGTCTTGATTATGAATTGTCTGTTATTGCGCAAATGGGGTTTGATGATTATTTTCTAATTGTGTGGGATTATGTGCGCTATGCTAGAGAACATGACATTTTAGTTGGCCCTGGTCGTGGCAGTGCAGCCGGTTCAGTAGTTGCTTATTTACTAGGTATTACGGGTCTTGATCCATTGAAATATAATCTACTATTTGAACGGTTCCTCAACCCAGAACGTATTAGCATGCCTGATATTGATATTGACTTTTGTTACGAAAAACGTGGTAAAGCCATTGAATATGTAACGCAAAAATATGGTCAAGCACGGGTGGCACAGATCATTACTTTTGGTACGGAGGCGGCGCGGGCCGTTATTCGTGACGTAGGGCGTGTCCTTGATCATCCATTACCAGAAGTGAATCGATTAGCTAAGATGATTCCCAATGAATTAGGAATTACCTTAGATAAAGCGCTTAAAGGTAAAGAATTGAAAGCAGCCTATGAAAGTAGTCCGCAAGTTAAACAACTTTTTGATTACGGACGTAAATTAGAGGGGATTGTACGCAATGCATCTACCCATGCGGCGGGGGTCGTAATCTCGGCGGCGCCTTTAGAAGACCATGTGCCAATTCAAAATGCCAATGATAGTGGCTTTGTTACGCAATATGATAAAGATAACATTGAAGAACTAGGCCTATTAAAAATGGACTTTTTAGGCTTGCGTACGTTAACTGTTATGGGCGATGCGTTAAGTCTTATTAAGGCGAATCGGGGCATTGATTTGGATTTGGATGCCATTCCACTTGATGATAAGGCGGCTTGTGAATTGCTGACTAAAGGGGATACACCTGGTGTGTTTCAGCTGGAGTCAGAAGGGATTACCAAGCTTGTCATGGATTTACGGCCAACACATTTTGAAGATCTCATTCCACTAGTGGCGTTATATCGACCAGGCCCTTTAGGTAGTGGCATGGTGGAAGATTTTATTAAGCGCCGTCACGGTGAAATGGCTATTACCTATTTACATCCATTATTAGAGCCTATTTTAAAAGATACCTTTGGGGTTATTTTATACCAAGAACAGGTTATGCAGATTGCCTCGGCCATGGGGGGCTTTTCATTGGGACAAGCCGATTTAATGCGTCGTGCTATGGGCAAGAAGAAAGAATCTGTCTTAAAAGCACAGCGTGAATCCTTTATTGAAGGGGCGACAAAGAATCATATTGATCCAGCTATTGCTAATGAAGTCTTTGATTTGCTTGTATATTTTGCTGGTTATGGTTTTAATAAATCTCATAGTGCGGCTTATGCGTATATTGCGTATCAAACAGCCTATTTAAAAGCGCATTACTATCCTGAATTCATGGCGGCTACTATGACGAGTTTCATGACGAATGTAGATAAATTAACGTATTATATTAATGATTGTAAAAAGCATGGTGTTGAAGTATTAGGGCCAGATATTAATTATGGGGAACAAGCTTTTGCAGTACAAAAGGGAGCAATTCGTTTTGGTCTAGGTGGTGTAAAAAGTGTTGGTGATAATGCAATTGAGCAATTATTACTAGAACGTCAGGCTAATGGCTTATATACGTCGATTCTTGATTTTTGTAAGCGCGTTGATTCTAAAGTTGTGAATAAGCGGCTATTGGAAAGCTTAATTCGTAGTGGTGCTATGGATAGTTTCAAAGAAAACAGGAATCAACTGTTAGCTATGTATGAAGGGGCACAAAGTTTAGGACAACGTTTGCAAAAAGAAGAAGCGCGTGGCACTATGAGTCTTTTTGGCGATGATTTGGCCGTTGAAGAAACGATTGAAGTTCCTGATTTACCAGATCTGCCATCGGAAGAGAAATTGCGTGATGAAAAAGAATATACGGGCTTTTATATTACGGGACACCCATTAAATTCGTTTGCCGAAGAGTTAAAAGGCTTATTTGAGATGGGGAAGTTAAATGAAAATCCTGAACAATATGATGGACAGACTGTGACGGTAGGCGGGCTTATTGTTGATAAATCTGATAAAGTGACACGGCGTAATGATATTATGTCCGTATTGCGTTTAGAGGATTTTTCTGGGGCCGCCACGATTGTAGCGTTTCCACAAGTCTTTCAACAAAGTCAGGCTTATTTGGCGGTGGATATGGCAGTTCGCATTACTGGCCACATTGATGCGGATGAAAAAGGCGTACAGATTATTGCTGATTCCGTGAAACCTTTAAAAGTCAATTATGAAGGGGCTAAGCAAGTAATCTTACACATTCGCCCGGGGTTTGATACGGCAGAAGCAAGTAATGGCTTAAAAAAATTATTGCTTGAAACAGATGGGACAGTTCCAGTCTCTTTCTACCTACATCGACAACGCAAACGAATTAATGTAGCTAAGGAATATTTTATCAAGCCTGGGACTCAAATATGCCAAGCTATCGAAAAAATTTTAGGACCTGATAGTGTAGAAATTATGTAGAATACTGGTGTATAATGGGTACTATGAAGGGAAAACATAGGCTTTATATCAATCCATTATAAGTGAGGTATTCTACTATGAAGAAAACTAAGATTGTTTGTACTATTGGACCGAGCACAGACGCACCTGGTGTGTTGGAACATATGTTAGAAGCGGGCATGAACGTGGCTCGTTTCAACTTTTCACATGGCTCTTATGAAGAACATACAAAGCGCATGAATGCTGTTCGGGAAGCTTCACGTAAGACGGGGATTCCAGTAGCCCTTATGCTTGATACTAAAGGCCCAGAAATTCGCTTAGGTCATTTTAAAGAAGGTAAGGTTATGTTAGAAGCAGGCCAACCTTTTATTTTGACTATGCGTGATATTGAAGGAGATGCTACGATTTGCTCGGTTAACCATAAAGGGTTAGTTGATGACGTAACGGTAGGTTGTCAGATTTTATTATCTGATGGTTTGGTAACTTTGAATGTTGATAAGATTGAAGGCACTGAAATTTATACGACTATTCAAAATAGCGGTCCTATGAGTGATCGTAAGCGTGTTGCTGTACCAGGCGTGCCACTTAGTTTGCCACCAGTTTCAGAAAATGACATGGCCGACTTACGCTTTGGTTGTCAACAAGGGGTTGACTATGTGGCAGCTTCCTTTATGCAACGTGGTAGCGATGTAGTGGCAATCCGTCGCATTTTAGAAGAAGAAGGCAAGGATATTAAGATTATTTCTAAGATTGAAAACGAAGAAGGCATTAACAATTTAGATGATATTCTTCGTATGTCTGATGGCCTTATGGTAGCACGTGGTGATTTGGGAGTTGAAATTCCCGCTGAAGAAGTGCCAGTGCTCCAAAAAATGATGATTAGTAAATGTAACAAAGCTTCGAAACCGGTAATTACGGCTACGCAGATGTTAGAATCTATGACAAGTAATCCACGACCAACACGGGCGGAAGCGAGTGATGTGGCGAATGCGATTCTAGATGGCACTGATGCGGTTATGCTATCAGGTGAAACGGCTGGCGGTAAGTATCCTGTAGAAGCGGTACAGACTATGGCACGTATTGCGGAAGTAACAGAACATTCTACCTTGTATTGCAATATGGAACATCCATTTGTAGCTGATGTGGTGCAGACGACAGAAGCTATTAGTGCGGCTACGGTTACGGTGGCTAAGAACCTTGATGCTTCAGCCATTATTACATGCACCGAAACCGGTAAAACGGCCATGAGCATTTCACGAAATCGTCCATTGGCTAAGATTTTAGCGGTGACGCCCCATGAAGAAACGGTGCGTCGTGTTCAATTATATTGGGGTGTAGAAGCGGTAAAAGGTATGGGCCATGCTAATTCTGATGAAATGGTACATAGTGCGATTAGTGCTTCCTTAGCAGAAAATCATATTGAATCTGGTGACTTAGTAGTTATTACGGCCGGTGTGCCATCAGGTACAGCGGGGACGACTAATATGATTCGTGTTCATGTAGTAGGTCAAGCCGTATTAGCAGGCAATGGTGTTGGTAAAGGGGCTGCGACTGGTCGGGTATGCATTGCCTATGAAGCAGCTAAAGCACAGGCGATTTTCCGCGATGGTGATATTCTAGTTGTACGTACATTAGAAGCTGATTTAATGCCATTTGCTAAGCGGGCTAGTGCTATTATTGCGGCTGAAGATGGATTTACATCGGCGGCTGCGATTGCAGGCATTAATTTTGGCATTCCTGTTGTACTAGGGGTGTCTAATGCGGAACAAACAATTAAAGATGGAGAAGTTGTAACTGTGGATGGATCACGCGGTAAAGTATTTGAAGGGATTGCTAACGCTCGTTAGGACTCCTGTTGAGTTATACTGTGGTGATTCATAGCAGATAGAATATGAGGAGGTTTTTATGAATTACTCTATGCCGGTAAATGCAGAACAATCGGTAGTATCTCAAGTGGTTGCACGTAAATTGCGCAACTCTATGCTATGGATGGGGTGGGGTATTTTAACCACCTTTGTAACGTTATTGGCTGCGTTATTTAATCCGCAGTGGCTCAATATGGCTGCATCCAATTATAATATTATTTTACTTATTGAATTAGGTGTTGTTATTTTATTTAGTGCTCGTCAAATGAGTGCCAGTCTAACAGCCCTTAAAGGTATGTTTTTTATTTATTCGATTCTCAATGGCTTGACGCTGGCTGTGTTAAGTGTTGTTTATGGCAGTACGGCTTTCTTTTATGCGTTCTTAGGAACGGTGGCCTTCTTTGGTACGTTTGCTATCATTGGAGGTGTGATTAAAAAAGATTTGACATCTTGGTCTACCTACTTAATTGGTGCTGTCATTGCCCTTATCGTAGTTAGCCTATTGAATATGTTTTTCTTTAACAGTGGTTTGGTTAATCTAGCTTTAGGCGGTTTGGGGGTTATTATTTTTACCATCTTTACCGCCGTAGATGTGAACCGAATTAAAGGTATTTTAACGGCCGCAGCTCTTGAAGATGATGATGTGTTAGAACGAATTGAATTAATTGGCGCTTTAATGCTTTATTTGGATTTCATTAATATCTTCTTATCTATTTTGCGATTTTTCCGCAGAGACTAAGGAGGGCTTACTATGGATGAAAAAGAATGGCAAACCTTTGTTACCGTTGTAGCGGAAGGAAATATTACCAAAGCGGCGGATAAACTGTTTTTATCTCAGCCTGCTTTGAGTTACCGCTTGCGTCATTTAGAAGAAGACTTAGGTTGTCCTTTGTTGTTGCGTACTAATGAAGGGATTACCTTAACGCCGCAAGGAGAAGTCTTTCACACATATTGCCGTCGTATGCTAGAAGAAACTGAAAGTTTGAAGCAGTCCATTGGTGAAATGAGTGGTGAGATTCAAGGTACGTTAAAGTTAGCTTCTTCGATTAATTTTGCTGATTATCAGTTGCCTCACTTACTTAGTTTATTTACGAAGGAATATCCGAATATACACATTCAAGTTAAAACGGGTTATAGCTCACATGTAAATAAAATGTTTAATGGTGGCGAAGTTATGGTTGCCATTGCGCGCGGCAATTATAAAGAAGCGACTAATACCATTAAGCTCTTTGAAGAACCGTATTGTTTGGTCTATAAACAGGAAATCAGTCGTAAGGAGTTGGCTGAGTTGCCATGGGTACAGTATCGTACTGATGCGTCTATTTCAGCTATTGTAGAGAGTTGGCAAAGTGAAAACTTACCGGCCAACTTAGAACCTGCTATGGAACTTGATTCTATGGTAACATGCCGACATTTTGTGCGTGAAGGTCTTGGCTGGGCTATTCTACCGTATTTAGGCTTGGGAAGTTGTAAAGACGAAGGCATTTATGTAGAGCCTATTTATCAGAAAGATGGTAAGCCTTGGGTGCGGAGCACTTTTTTACATTTTAATGAAGTGAGCACTAAACTCATTGCGGCTAAAACATTTATTGATTATGTACGTGATTTTTATCAAAAACAATCACCTGTTAATATTGAATATTAAAGAATATAATTCATGAAGAATGCCTAATTATAGAGGCTTATAATGCTATATTTAAAATGCAATAGTGGTGGACAATTTACTAAAAATATAAAGAACCTTTAGTCGGTATAGGGCTAAAGGTTCTTTTATTATGCTATTTTTTAGGGATATTACATAAAGTTATGATTCTTATAAATTTAGGACGGATAAAAAATTTATAGCATGCATAATTCCTTTTTATTTTTCTTATAAAAATCCTGCTCGTATAATGGGTTCATAGGTTAAATAACGATTGGCTATACAGTCAAATTCGATTTCAGAATATATTGTAATTCTATGTAATGGTTAGCCTGTTGATTCGTTTGAAAGGATGCGAAGCTATGAACAAATTAGTAAAAGCAGCGACTGCTGGTTTTGACGAAAAACAAGATTGTCTTGTAACCGTTGAACCAATCGCAGCTGGTATTGAAGTAGAGTTAACTTCAAAAGTAAAACGCCAGTATGGTAAACACATCGAAGAATTAATTGTAAACACAGTTAAAGAAGCTGGCTATGATGGAGTAAAAGTTATTGCCGATGATAAAGCGGCTTGGGATTATGCTATTAAAGCTCGTGTACTCGGCGCTTTAGAACGTGGTTCTGAACCAAAACCGGCTGTAACACATGATGAAACTCGTCCGGTAGAAGTTAAAAATTTGCCATTATCAGAGGCTGCTAAAGCTCGTATTTCCCGTAGCATGATGTTTGTGCCAGGCAATACACCTAAAATGATTAACAGCGCTGATATTCACGGTGCTGATAGCTTGATGTTTGATATTGAAGATTCCATTCCTGTTACAGAAAAGGATACCGCTCGTTTGATGACTGCGGAAGCTTTAAAAAGCATGACATTCCGTTCTGAAACGGTAGTACGTATCAATCATCCAACACAAACGCCATATGGCTATGATGACCTTGATGTAATTGTACCAGCTAAACCAAACTTGATTCGTATTCCTAAAACAGAAGACGTATCTGAAGTTGAAATCGTAGCTCGTAAAATTGAAGAAGTTGAAAAAGCTAATGGTTGGGAAGAAGGTACGATTAATATTATCGTTGCTATTGAATCTGTAAAAGGTCTTTATAATGTACGTGAAATCTGCCATGGTCCTCGCGTCGTAGGTATCGCTCTTGGCGCTGAAGATTATCGTGCTGACCTTCGTACAGGTAAATCTAAACCAGCTGTTGAATTGACCTTTGCTCGTCAATCTATCTTGTTGGCAGCTCGTGAAGCCGGTATTCGTTGTGTAGATACTGTATTCTCTGACGTTAAAGATCCAGACGGTTTTGTAGAAGAAGTACAGTACATTAAAGCTCTTGGCTTTGATGGTAAATCTTGTATCCACCCAAGTCAGATTAAATTAGCTCATAAAGTATTTACACCTGATGAAAAAGAAATTGCTCATTCCGTTAAAGTATTGAATAGCTATGCCGATGCTTTGAAAAACAATAAAGGCGTTATTGCCGTTGACGGTAAGATGATTGATGGTCCTATCGTAGTTCGTGCGCAACGCATTGTAGATAAAGCACGTGCAGCCGGTATTAAAGTAGAAGTAGATGAAGGAGCTGAAATTAATGTTAAATAAAGCAAATCGCGAAATTCCAATGGATTTACCAGCTCTTGCGGGTCGTGAAGTATATCAAGGCGAATTCGCTGTTGAACCTAAAGTACGTCGCGCAGGTCGTCCTGTGGCTAAATATAATCAAGGCGGTGCTGATAAATTATTATCTTCCATTGATGAAGCTATTGAAAAAACAGGCTTAACCGATGGTATGACCGTTTCTTTCCACCATCATTTCCGTAATGGTGACTATGTTATGAAAATGGTTATGGAGCGTATTCAAGCTAAAGGGATTAAAGATATTACGGTGGCTTCCAGTTCTCTTAGTCCTTGTCATGACTTCTTAATTGACATGATTAAAGATGGCACGGTAACCGCTATTGAAACTTCTGGTCTTCGTGATGCTCTTGGTAAATTCTTAACTAAGAATCCTGGCGTTTTGAAACGCCCTGTAGTGATTCGTTCTCATGGTGGTCGTGCGCGTGCTATCATTGCTGGCGAAGTTCACATCGACGTAGCTTTCATGGGTGCCCCTACTTGTGACCGTCGTGGTAATTTTACTGGTATGCAAGGTAAATCTGCTTGTGGTGCGCTTGGCTATGCTATGGTTGACTCTCACTATGCAGATAAAACAGTAGCAATTACAGATAACTTAGTTGATTATGTATACCCATATTCTGTGCCTCAAACAGATGTAGATTATATTGTTGAAGTAGAAGCGATTGGTGATCCTGAAGGGATTGCATCGGGTGCAGTTGGTTTCACAAAGAACCCTGTACAGATTAAAATCGCTGAAATGGCTGCTGAATTCCTTGATCAAGCAGGCATTATTAAAGAAGGTTTCAGCTTCCAGCTCGGTGCTGGCGGAGCGCCTTTAACAGTGGCTAAATTCATCGGTCAAAAACTTAAAGAACAAGGTGTTAAAGCTGGTTTTGGTATTGGTGGTGCTACCGGTATCTTAGCAGGTATGTTAGAAGACGGTTTGATCAATGCAATCTATGATACTCAAACATTTGATACTGTGGCAGCCGCTTCATTACATAAAAACCCTGCACATATTGAAATGAGTGCTTCTATGTACGCTGATCCTTGGACTGACAACATGACTAATTATCTTGATGTTGTATTCCTTGGGGCGACTGAAATTGATACAAACTTTAATGTTAACTGTATGACAGATTCCAATGGCGTTCTTATGGGTGCTTCTGGTGGTCATAGTGATACAGCAGCTGGTGCTAAATGTACAGTTATTACTTGTCCATTAGTACGAGGTCGTTTACCTATGATTCTTGATAGTGTGCAGACAGTTATTACGCCAGGCGAATCAGTAGACGTAATTGTTACTGAACGTGGCATTGCTATCAACCCTCGTCGTACTGATTTAATTGAACGTTTCAAAGATTCCAATTTGCCAATTTACACAATTGAAGAATTGCAAAAATTAGCCTTTGATCTTGTTGGTAAGCCAGAAGGGGTTACCGTAAGTGATAAAGACGAAGATGTAGTGGCTATTGTTGAATATCGTGATGGTACTATCATTGATGTAGTGCGTAAACCACTAGATTAAGTTATACATTTTAAAGGCCTACCTAGTAGGGCTCCTCGTAAGGAACAACTTTGACAGCTGAGGATTAGCTAGTCTAGTCCTCGCTGCCAATTTATTTGGCAGAGCTTCAAATTAGTTTATATATTTATTTTTCTTTTTTGAAAGGAGTTTTCTCGCAATGTTTTTAGGTATTCTTGGCCTATTGATGATTGTTATCATCGTTTGGTCCCTAATTCAATCTAAAACAAATCCAGTGCCGATTTTCGTAATCGTGCCAATTATTATGGCTGTTATTGCTGGTTTTGGTCCATCTGACATTTTTACATTTATTCAAGCAGGTGTATCTAAGACTTGGTCCACAGCGGTATTATTTATCTTCTCTATTGTATACTTCTCCTTGATGAGTGATGTTGGTTTATTTGATCCTTTGGTAAATTATTTGGCTAAAAAAGCCGGCAATAATATTATGTTAGTTACCATTGCAACTGCACTTATCGCTGTAGTAGGTCACTTGGATGGTGCATTAGCATCTACATTGTTAATCACAATTCCAGCTATGCTTCCTATTTATAAGAAGTTACACATTCGTCCTGTAACTTTGGTATGTATCATTGGTGCCGCTATGAGTATTATGAACTTAGTACCATGGGGTGGCCCAGTAGCTCGTACAGGCGTTGTATTGAATGCTGACGTAAATGCATTATGGCAGGCGTTGATTCCATTACAAGGTGTAGGTTTGGTAATCTTGATTATATTTGCTGCTTACATGGGTATGGTTGAAAAACGTCGTGGTGCAGGCTTAAATCCAACTGGTGAAGCTGCTTTGTTAGATTCCTCTTTAGTACCAACTGATGGCAATGTAACTTCTGAAGATTTAGAAGCTATGAAACGTCCTAAATTATTATGGTTCAACGGTTTATTGACATTAGTCGTTATTGGTTTACTTTGCTTCACTAAGATTCCGCTTTACGGGGCCTTTATGTTTGGTCTTGCTATTGCTTTAATCGTAAACTTCCCTGGTGCTAAAGCACAGTCTAAAGCAATTAAAATGCATGCTGATACAGCTTTGACCATGCCTATGATTTTATTGGCTTCTGGTGTATTCCTTGGTGTATTAAGTGGTACAAAAATGATGGATAACATGGCTTCCATGTTGATTACATTAGTACCTGATTTCCTTGGTGGTCATTTACAGACTATCTTCGGTATTCTTGGTGTGCCAATCGGTATGTTGCTTGGTACTGACTCCTACTTCTTTGGTCTTGTTCCATTGGCTATTAGTGTAGGTGAAAAATTTGGTGTAAACCCTCAAGATATGGCTATGGCTATGTTGATTTCTAAAAACTATGGTGTATTAGTAACCCCTCATGCGGCGACTACATTCTTAGCTTGTGGTTTAGCAGGTATTGAAATTAAAGATATGTTGAAATTCTGTGCTCCACGCTTGTTCATCATGTCCTTGATTTCCTTGGCTTGTGGCGCTATGTTAGGTTTATTCCATATCTAATATTGACTAGGAAAAACTCGCTTATAATTTTCTAGCTACATAAAAAGAGCCTCGAATAAAACGATTGTATCGTTTATTCGAGGCTCTTTTTATTATTGGATTCAGGGAACACCTTAGTTGTGAGGTGTTCAAAACTAGGGTGTTTCTTCATTAAAAATACTTTCACCTGGTTGTAATGGATTAGGAACGCGGCCTGGATTACTAGTAAAATCTTTTAAATCTGGCTTAGTAGGCGTTTCTTGGGGCACGGCTAATTCTGGATGTAGCCATTCTAGTTGCATGAGTCGCCATTGAAAGGCGTGCGTTTCTTTTTGCAATTGCCAAATATCTTTTTCCGCGACTTTTAATCGAGCAGCATGGGCATTACTAATGTGTTCAAGATTAGTAATGCGATAATCAAAACTGTCCATATCGCTCATATTGTATTGGCCATAGACTCTGGTAGCCAATTCATCAATTTGAGCTTGTTGATAGGCGATATAAGCAGCCATACTAATAATAAGTAACCACAGCCAGGTGGTCGTACCTTTACTTAGTTCAGCAAGCTTTGATAGCAATTTATTCGTGTGCTGTGATGATTTAGGGTTGCGAGGGCAC
This window encodes:
- a CDS encoding M48 family metallopeptidase, which codes for MTRWLQRSTRKPKSETYELRIAGEVVPYTVTWKTIKNINLRVMPDGAVKVSAPWRTSLPVISRFVDEHTGFIIRARQRFAAHQKPVVPPTYETGALFRILGYEVTLQVVFCEPKQAPYVTWSESEPAVIYMYVKPNSTPADRGQLMLRFWAGLCESVVKDMRDQVYNRYIEAGYDVPYPSLRIRKAKTRWGSCSLRTQRIMINEQLLLGPRHFLEYVMIHEFAHFIQPNHSAKFWRVVAEFMPQWQTIRHELTAYFRGY
- a CDS encoding DNA polymerase III subunit alpha translates to MKPFVHLHGHTEYSLQDGISRLPQMVARAKELNMPALAITDHGNMCGAIYFYKEAVKAGIKPIIGCEVYVTSGSRFDKDMNTAKQERLKHLILLAETMEGYQNLTKIVSRGFTEGFYRKPRVDHEILRSHSKGLIALSACIQGEIPQCILQENPEGARRALETYIDIYGTENFFLEIQNHGLPAEVKAQEALLALAKEYGVGIVCSNDFHYVLKEDADAQDIKVCIATGAKVAEEKRLKFPNDEFYMKSGDEMEALFGHIPGAMENTLAIAERCNVTFNFDEHHLPHFDVPEGETATTYLRHLCEREIPRLYGTVTPELQERLDYELSVIAQMGFDDYFLIVWDYVRYAREHDILVGPGRGSAAGSVVAYLLGITGLDPLKYNLLFERFLNPERISMPDIDIDFCYEKRGKAIEYVTQKYGQARVAQIITFGTEAARAVIRDVGRVLDHPLPEVNRLAKMIPNELGITLDKALKGKELKAAYESSPQVKQLFDYGRKLEGIVRNASTHAAGVVISAAPLEDHVPIQNANDSGFVTQYDKDNIEELGLLKMDFLGLRTLTVMGDALSLIKANRGIDLDLDAIPLDDKAACELLTKGDTPGVFQLESEGITKLVMDLRPTHFEDLIPLVALYRPGPLGSGMVEDFIKRRHGEMAITYLHPLLEPILKDTFGVILYQEQVMQIASAMGGFSLGQADLMRRAMGKKKESVLKAQRESFIEGATKNHIDPAIANEVFDLLVYFAGYGFNKSHSAAYAYIAYQTAYLKAHYYPEFMAATMTSFMTNVDKLTYYINDCKKHGVEVLGPDINYGEQAFAVQKGAIRFGLGGVKSVGDNAIEQLLLERQANGLYTSILDFCKRVDSKVVNKRLLESLIRSGAMDSFKENRNQLLAMYEGAQSLGQRLQKEEARGTMSLFGDDLAVEETIEVPDLPDLPSEEKLRDEKEYTGFYITGHPLNSFAEELKGLFEMGKLNENPEQYDGQTVTVGGLIVDKSDKVTRRNDIMSVLRLEDFSGAATIVAFPQVFQQSQAYLAVDMAVRITGHIDADEKGVQIIADSVKPLKVNYEGAKQVILHIRPGFDTAEASNGLKKLLLETDGTVPVSFYLHRQRKRINVAKEYFIKPGTQICQAIEKILGPDSVEIM
- the pyk gene encoding pyruvate kinase, which encodes MKKTKIVCTIGPSTDAPGVLEHMLEAGMNVARFNFSHGSYEEHTKRMNAVREASRKTGIPVALMLDTKGPEIRLGHFKEGKVMLEAGQPFILTMRDIEGDATICSVNHKGLVDDVTVGCQILLSDGLVTLNVDKIEGTEIYTTIQNSGPMSDRKRVAVPGVPLSLPPVSENDMADLRFGCQQGVDYVAASFMQRGSDVVAIRRILEEEGKDIKIISKIENEEGINNLDDILRMSDGLMVARGDLGVEIPAEEVPVLQKMMISKCNKASKPVITATQMLESMTSNPRPTRAEASDVANAILDGTDAVMLSGETAGGKYPVEAVQTMARIAEVTEHSTLYCNMEHPFVADVVQTTEAISAATVTVAKNLDASAIITCTETGKTAMSISRNRPLAKILAVTPHEETVRRVQLYWGVEAVKGMGHANSDEMVHSAISASLAENHIESGDLVVITAGVPSGTAGTTNMIRVHVVGQAVLAGNGVGKGAATGRVCIAYEAAKAQAIFRDGDILVVRTLEADLMPFAKRASAIIAAEDGFTSAAAIAGINFGIPVVLGVSNAEQTIKDGEVVTVDGSRGKVFEGIANAR
- a CDS encoding Bax inhibitor-1/YccA family protein, translated to MNYSMPVNAEQSVVSQVVARKLRNSMLWMGWGILTTFVTLLAALFNPQWLNMAASNYNIILLIELGVVILFSARQMSASLTALKGMFFIYSILNGLTLAVLSVVYGSTAFFYAFLGTVAFFGTFAIIGGVIKKDLTSWSTYLIGAVIALIVVSLLNMFFFNSGLVNLALGGLGVIIFTIFTAVDVNRIKGILTAAALEDDDVLERIELIGALMLYLDFINIFLSILRFFRRD